A single genomic interval of Stieleria maiorica harbors:
- the rsfS gene encoding ribosome silencing factor produces MTEQKPQQPERPDPMNPMVAPSRAIRPHGTNESRKIAATAARVALDNNGKQVVVIDVCGQSAEFDLFVLVTGQSRRQLHAISEQIDDALEKGMGEKRYGIEGYDESRWIVLDYGSVVVHLFDDETREFYDLESLWADGTPIPLAELGIEQTD; encoded by the coding sequence ATGACCGAACAGAAACCTCAGCAACCCGAACGTCCCGATCCCATGAACCCGATGGTCGCTCCGTCACGGGCAATCCGTCCCCACGGTACCAACGAAAGCCGAAAAATCGCAGCCACGGCGGCCCGAGTGGCGTTGGATAACAACGGCAAACAGGTCGTGGTGATCGACGTTTGCGGTCAGTCGGCGGAATTTGACCTGTTCGTCCTGGTGACCGGGCAAAGTCGTCGCCAGCTGCACGCGATCAGCGAGCAGATCGACGACGCCCTGGAAAAAGGCATGGGCGAAAAACGCTACGGCATCGAAGGGTACGACGAAAGCCGCTGGATCGTGCTCGACTACGGCAGCGTCGTGGTGCACCTGTTCGATGACGAAACCCGTGAATTTTACGACCTGGAGTCGCTGTGGGCCGACGGAACGCCGATCCCACTCGCCGAGCTGGGTATCGAACAGACCGACTGA
- a CDS encoding DUF481 domain-containing protein, with translation MAALVLLGCLLVWGGLLPERVAMADTPLWRLGLPTFRGKPPEQKAQEGPAFSFPPPGAEIAAPPGAEIAAPPDSEFPSATEATEVSLADVQPAAYQAGPGEIATVSYPGLPMSPLPATSELAFPVAPPANSPVVNAPAVNTNRPAPESVPAPAPSTPIGQAIASGEAVEPAPLAEETEAWYQVPWRWVTRGWKNHAELGLDGSSGNSRTLALQTGLEMKRKTDRYTLGIDFDYRKATNRGVTTEDNGRLNLDYDRLFEDSRWSAFGKFGAEWDQFKAFDSRLNLNSGLGYHFVRTDDALLATKFGAGASKEIGAPDDSWKPEAVFGAEAEYQLNRYNKMKAKVDYFPAWEDFSDYRLVSDVAWEILLDDTDNLSLKLALTDRYDSTPQGAKPNDVYYSLLLLVKF, from the coding sequence TTGGCTGCGTTGGTCTTGTTGGGCTGCTTGCTGGTCTGGGGCGGATTGCTTCCCGAACGCGTCGCCATGGCGGACACGCCGCTCTGGCGGCTGGGGCTGCCGACTTTCCGTGGCAAGCCACCCGAACAGAAGGCACAGGAGGGACCAGCGTTCAGTTTCCCACCGCCCGGGGCTGAAATCGCAGCGCCGCCCGGGGCTGAAATCGCAGCGCCGCCCGATTCCGAATTTCCGAGCGCCACCGAAGCGACCGAAGTGTCATTGGCGGACGTTCAGCCGGCGGCGTACCAAGCCGGACCGGGCGAAATCGCGACTGTCTCCTATCCCGGGTTGCCGATGTCTCCGCTGCCCGCGACGTCCGAACTGGCCTTCCCGGTTGCTCCCCCCGCGAATTCCCCGGTTGTCAACGCACCTGCCGTCAATACGAATCGGCCCGCGCCCGAGTCCGTCCCTGCACCTGCCCCATCGACACCGATCGGTCAAGCGATCGCCAGCGGTGAGGCGGTCGAACCAGCCCCCCTGGCAGAGGAGACGGAGGCCTGGTACCAGGTCCCCTGGCGCTGGGTGACTCGGGGTTGGAAGAACCATGCCGAATTGGGGCTTGATGGCAGCAGCGGTAACTCTCGAACGTTGGCGCTTCAGACCGGTTTGGAGATGAAACGCAAGACCGACCGTTACACGTTGGGCATCGACTTTGATTATCGCAAAGCCACCAATCGCGGGGTCACAACCGAAGACAATGGGCGGCTGAACTTGGACTATGACCGTCTGTTCGAGGATTCGCGATGGTCGGCGTTTGGGAAATTCGGTGCCGAGTGGGACCAATTCAAGGCCTTTGACTCGCGGCTGAACCTCAACAGTGGTCTGGGATACCACTTCGTCCGCACCGACGACGCACTTCTGGCGACCAAGTTTGGTGCCGGTGCGTCGAAAGAGATTGGTGCACCGGACGATTCCTGGAAGCCGGAAGCGGTGTTCGGCGCCGAGGCCGAGTATCAACTCAATCGCTACAACAAGATGAAGGCGAAAGTCGACTATTTCCCGGCCTGGGAAGATTTCTCGGATTATCGACTTGTCAGTGACGTCGCTTGGGAGATCCTGCTGGACGACACTGACAATCTTTCCTTGAAATTGGCGTTAACGGACCGATACGACAGCACGCCGCAAGGGGCCAAGCCCAACGACGTTTATTATTCGCTGTTACTGTTGGTCAAGTTCTAG
- a CDS encoding Gfo/Idh/MocA family protein, whose amino-acid sequence MNDNNDKSTSQVPDSTPTRRQFLKAGSAVSAGITGATVLPRAVRGAEPKDQGGSDIVRIGIVGLGGRGTGALSDTMSINEHIKLVATADIDENKQRVLGRLEKQFGDKVDVRPDKNYVGIDAYKRILDDPEIDLVLMTTPPGFRPQYVMEAVDAGKHVFAEKPSCVDPAGYRICLQAHEKAIANRTAIVTGTQYRRQTNYVEAIRQIHEGAIGDVINMTARYCSTGIWHKTRKEGMSDTQYQIYNWMHFIWLSGDQIAEQAVHNIDVMNWVMQGPPVEAYGSGGRFTRPEGSEMWDSNSIDYTYSGDRKVAFMCRQIPGSQSDVSNQIFGTKGTATIYGSNGGASIKDRDGNELWSMKGDIQSAYRQEHKDLVDSIRASDPIVELKETATSSMTAVLGRVAAYTGQRVTWDFLTNESQLDLFPADFDYNGPRPEPSFAIPGKTKLI is encoded by the coding sequence ATGAACGACAATAACGATAAATCCACTTCCCAAGTCCCCGATTCCACGCCGACAAGACGTCAATTTTTGAAGGCGGGTTCGGCGGTGTCTGCCGGAATCACCGGTGCGACGGTGCTGCCCCGTGCCGTCCGCGGGGCCGAACCCAAAGACCAAGGCGGAAGTGATATCGTGCGGATCGGGATCGTCGGCTTGGGAGGACGCGGCACCGGGGCGCTCAGCGACACGATGTCGATCAACGAGCATATCAAACTGGTCGCGACGGCCGACATCGACGAAAATAAACAACGCGTCTTGGGACGGCTTGAAAAACAATTCGGCGACAAAGTGGACGTCCGCCCCGACAAGAACTACGTCGGGATCGACGCCTACAAACGCATCCTGGACGACCCCGAGATCGACCTGGTCCTGATGACCACCCCACCGGGATTCCGCCCCCAATATGTGATGGAAGCGGTCGACGCGGGGAAACACGTCTTCGCCGAAAAACCGTCCTGCGTCGATCCGGCCGGCTATCGAATCTGTTTGCAGGCGCACGAAAAAGCGATTGCCAATCGCACCGCCATCGTCACCGGCACCCAGTACCGCCGTCAAACCAATTACGTCGAAGCGATCCGACAAATCCACGAAGGCGCGATCGGCGACGTGATCAACATGACCGCCCGCTATTGCAGCACGGGGATCTGGCACAAGACACGTAAAGAAGGCATGTCCGACACCCAGTACCAGATCTACAACTGGATGCACTTCATCTGGCTGTCCGGCGACCAGATCGCCGAGCAAGCCGTGCACAACATCGATGTGATGAACTGGGTGATGCAAGGACCGCCCGTCGAGGCCTACGGAAGCGGCGGACGCTTCACGCGCCCCGAAGGCAGCGAAATGTGGGACAGCAACTCCATCGATTACACCTATTCCGGGGATCGAAAAGTCGCTTTCATGTGCCGCCAGATCCCGGGATCGCAAAGCGACGTCAGCAACCAAATCTTCGGAACGAAAGGCACCGCTACGATCTACGGCAGCAACGGCGGCGCGTCGATCAAGGACCGCGACGGCAACGAATTGTGGTCGATGAAAGGCGACATCCAGTCGGCCTACCGACAGGAACACAAGGATTTGGTCGATTCGATTCGCGCCAGCGATCCGATCGTCGAACTCAAAGAAACCGCGACCAGCTCGATGACCGCCGTGCTCGGACGCGTCGCGGCCTACACCGGTCAACGGGTGACCTGGGACTTCCTGACCAACGAGTCCCAGTTGGACCTGTTCCCCGCTGATTTCGACTACAACGGGCCGCGCCCCGAGCCCTCATTCGCCATTCCCGGAAAGACGAAGCTGATCTAG
- a CDS encoding phosphopantothenoylcysteine decarboxylase domain-containing protein — translation MAKILITSGPTRQYLDPVRYISNASSGRMGAALAETALRLGHEVVIVTGPVPTTYPSAAQVVPVVTTDEMLAASQSWFARCDGAIGAAAPCDYMPRIVETEKIAKTGAPLTLQLIETPDVVATLGQAKRDDQWVVGFALETNDRRFRATVKLEKKHCDMIISNGPTAIDSDVNDVELLDITGEVVARVKGTKQEVADVLIAEIDRRLIRKTIASGK, via the coding sequence GTGGCAAAGATTCTGATCACGTCGGGACCGACGCGGCAGTACCTTGACCCGGTGCGTTACATCTCCAACGCGTCGAGCGGTCGGATGGGCGCCGCATTAGCCGAAACAGCGCTGCGACTGGGCCACGAGGTGGTGATCGTGACCGGCCCCGTCCCCACCACGTATCCGTCAGCCGCCCAAGTCGTTCCCGTGGTAACCACCGACGAAATGCTGGCCGCCAGTCAATCATGGTTCGCACGCTGTGACGGCGCGATCGGGGCCGCTGCACCGTGTGACTACATGCCACGGATCGTCGAAACCGAAAAGATCGCCAAGACCGGCGCCCCGTTGACGCTGCAACTGATCGAAACCCCGGATGTCGTCGCGACACTCGGACAAGCCAAGCGTGACGACCAATGGGTGGTCGGATTTGCGCTCGAAACGAATGATCGCCGGTTTCGCGCGACGGTCAAACTGGAAAAGAAACACTGTGACATGATCATCAGCAACGGCCCCACGGCAATCGATTCCGATGTGAACGATGTCGAACTGTTGGACATCACCGGCGAAGTCGTTGCCCGTGTCAAAGGAACCAAACAAGAAGTCGCCGACGTGCTGATCGCGGAGATCGATCGCCGATTGATTCGCAAAACGATCGCGTCGGGCAAGTAA
- a CDS encoding dihydroorotate dehydrogenase, with product MTATQTIDLTTALGRLTLPNPIMVASGTFGYAREMEHVVDVSRLGGVLPKTITAEPRIGNTPWRTVETSAGLLNAIGLDNDGVDAFIEHHLPYLQSLSVPIVVSVAGRTQDDFVSLARRIGEFGVAAVELNLSCPNVSGGVDFGTNATSCHDVVAAAREACSVPILAKLTPNVTRIADIAKAAAEAGADAVCLINTVLAMAVDWRRRRPILGNGMGGMSGPAIKPIALRCVHQVASAVDVPIIGIGGIATIDDVMQFLVAGASAVQIGTANYYDPTVSTRLVDQLPSALAELEATCVADVVGTLKV from the coding sequence ATGACTGCAACACAAACAATCGACTTAACGACCGCGTTGGGGCGGCTGACGCTTCCCAACCCGATCATGGTCGCCTCGGGCACCTTCGGATACGCACGGGAAATGGAACACGTCGTCGACGTGTCGCGTCTGGGTGGGGTGCTTCCCAAAACAATCACCGCCGAACCGCGGATCGGCAACACCCCGTGGCGGACGGTCGAAACCTCGGCCGGTTTGCTCAATGCGATCGGCTTGGACAACGACGGCGTCGATGCTTTCATCGAACACCACCTTCCCTACCTGCAATCACTGTCTGTCCCGATCGTCGTCAGCGTGGCCGGACGGACGCAAGACGATTTTGTCTCTTTGGCCCGACGGATCGGCGAGTTCGGCGTCGCTGCGGTGGAACTGAATCTGTCCTGCCCGAACGTCAGCGGCGGGGTCGATTTTGGAACCAACGCGACCAGCTGCCACGACGTCGTGGCGGCCGCGCGCGAGGCCTGTTCCGTTCCGATCCTGGCCAAGTTGACTCCCAACGTAACCCGCATCGCCGACATCGCCAAAGCCGCTGCCGAAGCGGGCGCTGACGCCGTCTGTCTGATCAACACGGTCCTGGCGATGGCCGTCGATTGGCGCCGACGACGCCCGATACTGGGCAACGGCATGGGGGGCATGAGCGGCCCGGCCATCAAGCCGATCGCACTGCGATGCGTTCATCAAGTCGCCTCCGCGGTCGACGTGCCGATCATCGGGATCGGCGGTATCGCGACGATCGATGACGTGATGCAGTTCCTGGTCGCCGGTGCGTCCGCGGTGCAAATCGGAACGGCCAACTACTACGACCCGACTGTTTCGACGCGATTGGTCGACCAATTGCCATCTGCCCTGGCCGAACTCGAGGCCACCTGTGTTGCCGATGTCGTCGGCACACTCAAGGTCTGA
- a CDS encoding TolC family protein → MLPWAHVFLALVIAISGPGCHKYHSIRETIGQRTDCVDAIMCQIQSDTMAAAITVDEVPAPLTLRSVEEIESAPIRDLTLESALAIALQNRSVLRDLGASVLRAPDQVQSEYSEPLQRLDPQESVEAALSAFDTQLYAFGKWQNNDRRFNNRFFGGGANAFKQDTHDYVFQLTKRTPTGAQFSVRSVTDYDANNATGNLTDSAWQTQLHAEARQPLLQGGGLQFNRIAGPSALPGVYNGVLIAKVNSEITSAKFEQGVRDYVSNVVNAYWDLYFAYRDADAKRDAMLRSEQTWRSYEAQKTSNRQSGAAEALAREQYFRFRSEYQDAIAGKPSMRTQNGNSTTGGAFAGVGGVQASERRLRLILGMPINDGAMLRPSDDPSVAKIEFDWQSISTEAVLLRSELQQQRLKIKQREMELLAAKNFLMPSLDFVTMYRLRGLDKNLGGSDSAISDLASFDLQEYEASLELKLPVGFRQGHLAVRHAKLQVARERAILEQQQRQIIHDLTSMVAECDRAYAQVETNLNRYHAAADALAALETSQQAGLPINFDQLLDAQRRVSESQSRYYAALVEYTIATKNVHLEKGSLLRSSDVLLISGSPPMNEEAIEGPPTL, encoded by the coding sequence GTGCTTCCATGGGCCCACGTTTTCCTGGCCTTGGTCATCGCCATCAGCGGCCCGGGATGCCACAAGTATCACAGCATCCGAGAGACGATCGGACAGCGGACCGATTGCGTCGATGCGATCATGTGCCAGATCCAATCCGACACGATGGCAGCGGCGATCACGGTTGACGAAGTGCCGGCGCCATTGACATTGCGATCGGTGGAGGAAATCGAATCGGCACCGATCCGTGATCTGACGCTCGAATCAGCGCTAGCGATCGCGTTGCAAAACCGAAGTGTTCTGCGCGATCTGGGTGCGAGCGTGTTGCGTGCGCCTGATCAAGTTCAATCAGAGTACAGCGAGCCGCTGCAACGCTTGGATCCGCAAGAGAGTGTCGAAGCGGCATTGAGTGCATTCGACACACAGCTCTACGCCTTCGGCAAATGGCAAAACAACGACCGCCGGTTCAACAATCGTTTTTTTGGTGGTGGTGCCAACGCCTTCAAGCAAGACACCCACGACTATGTCTTTCAGTTGACCAAGCGGACGCCCACCGGGGCACAATTTTCCGTCCGCAGTGTGACCGACTATGACGCCAATAACGCGACCGGAAATCTGACCGACAGCGCCTGGCAAACGCAACTGCATGCCGAGGCGAGGCAACCGTTGCTGCAAGGCGGTGGATTACAGTTCAACCGGATTGCGGGACCGTCCGCCCTGCCCGGCGTCTACAACGGCGTGTTGATCGCCAAAGTCAACAGCGAGATCACATCGGCAAAATTCGAACAAGGCGTTCGCGACTACGTCAGCAACGTGGTCAATGCCTACTGGGACCTGTACTTCGCCTATCGCGATGCCGACGCGAAACGCGACGCGATGCTGCGGAGCGAGCAAACGTGGAGAAGTTACGAGGCCCAGAAAACCAGTAATCGCCAATCGGGTGCTGCCGAAGCATTGGCTCGCGAGCAATACTTTCGCTTTCGCAGCGAGTACCAAGATGCCATCGCGGGAAAGCCATCGATGCGAACACAGAACGGGAACTCGACCACCGGCGGGGCATTCGCCGGGGTCGGCGGCGTGCAAGCGTCCGAGCGGCGATTGCGGTTGATCCTGGGAATGCCGATCAACGATGGAGCGATGCTACGCCCCAGCGATGATCCTTCGGTCGCAAAAATCGAGTTTGATTGGCAATCGATTTCGACCGAGGCGGTCCTGCTGCGAAGCGAGTTGCAGCAACAGCGATTGAAGATCAAGCAACGGGAAATGGAGTTGCTGGCGGCAAAAAACTTTCTGATGCCGTCTCTGGACTTCGTCACCATGTATCGTCTTCGCGGCTTGGACAAGAACCTCGGTGGAAGCGATTCGGCGATCTCTGACCTGGCCTCGTTCGACCTGCAGGAGTACGAAGCGAGTTTGGAGTTGAAATTGCCCGTCGGGTTTCGCCAAGGGCATTTGGCCGTTCGACATGCAAAACTTCAAGTGGCGCGCGAGCGGGCGATCTTGGAACAACAGCAGCGTCAAATCATCCACGATTTGACCTCCATGGTGGCCGAGTGCGATCGGGCTTACGCGCAAGTCGAAACCAACCTGAATCGTTACCATGCCGCGGCCGATGCGCTGGCGGCATTGGAAACGTCCCAGCAAGCCGGATTGCCGATCAACTTTGATCAGCTGCTCGACGCCCAACGCCGTGTCAGTGAATCGCAATCACGCTACTACGCGGCACTCGTGGAGTACACCATCGCGACCAAGAACGTGCACTTAGAGAAAGGATCGTTGCTTCGTTCCAGTGACGTGCTGTTGATCTCTGGTTCGCCGCCGATGAACGAAGAAGCAATTGAAGGTCCTCCGACCTTGTGA
- the argS gene encoding arginine--tRNA ligase produces the protein MHLPSLLTERFADALSRCPFASQIEDLDRYAGMIRPAGNPKFGDYQANCAMPIGKLVAGSNPRQVAADVIEQLRLDDVCETPEIAGPGFINLRLKDGFIQDRLSEMLADQRCGIRPVGSPKTILIDYSSPNVAKPMHVGHIRTTVIGNCLAKTLKFLGHEVITDNHLGDWGTQFGIIIYGYKHFGDPEVVRKDPVPELAKLYRIVHQLMGYHKAIENVPKYEAEIARLEDLHAAAIHEAESAVGKEAKKKRKSADSLAKKIASVKSDLKSARKAIAATDNDPVMKQRAQAHPNIGAAVLDETSKLHADDPENLALWEQFLPHCKDEINRIYSRLNVTFDHTLGESFYHPMLAEIVDDLKARGLASESDGAICIFLDQFDAPMIIQKSDGAYLYATTDLATLRYRQETFQPDEVLYVVDARQSEHFEKLFAVAEATDLTDAKLVHVSFGTVLGEDGRPMKTRSGSLIGLESLLDDAVQAAYEVVCNPDRLVKLDPPMDEQEKRLVSERVGIGAIKYADLAHDRTSDYKFNLSKMVALSGNTSTYAQYSFARTTSILRRNGVTADEVVERVKQSGITLTEDAERALGLQLLQFQEALQNVYDDYRPNHLVDYVYSTAEAFSKFNDQCHVLNAETEQIQNTRLALVVLTGRVIKQALELIGIEVVERM, from the coding sequence ATGCATCTCCCCTCGCTGTTGACCGAGCGTTTCGCCGACGCTCTTTCGCGATGCCCGTTCGCTTCCCAGATTGAAGACCTGGATCGATATGCCGGGATGATTCGCCCGGCCGGAAATCCCAAGTTCGGGGATTACCAAGCCAATTGCGCGATGCCGATCGGAAAGCTGGTTGCCGGCTCGAATCCACGCCAGGTCGCCGCCGACGTGATCGAGCAGCTGCGGTTGGACGACGTGTGTGAGACGCCCGAAATCGCCGGGCCGGGTTTCATCAATCTGCGACTGAAAGACGGTTTTATTCAGGACCGGCTGTCGGAAATGCTGGCCGACCAGCGCTGTGGCATCCGCCCCGTCGGTTCGCCCAAAACAATCCTGATCGATTACTCCTCGCCCAACGTCGCCAAGCCGATGCATGTGGGGCACATTCGCACCACGGTGATCGGCAACTGCCTGGCCAAGACGCTTAAGTTTCTCGGTCATGAAGTCATCACCGACAACCACCTGGGCGACTGGGGCACTCAATTCGGAATCATCATTTACGGCTACAAACACTTCGGCGATCCCGAAGTCGTTCGTAAAGACCCCGTGCCGGAATTGGCCAAGCTGTATCGCATCGTTCATCAACTGATGGGCTATCACAAAGCGATCGAAAACGTGCCCAAGTACGAAGCCGAGATCGCACGTCTGGAAGACTTACACGCCGCGGCGATTCACGAGGCCGAGAGTGCCGTAGGGAAAGAAGCTAAAAAGAAACGCAAATCCGCTGATTCGTTGGCCAAGAAGATTGCTTCGGTCAAATCCGACTTGAAGTCCGCGCGGAAAGCAATCGCTGCGACCGACAACGATCCTGTGATGAAACAACGCGCCCAAGCGCACCCGAACATCGGCGCCGCGGTTCTGGACGAAACGTCAAAGTTGCATGCCGATGATCCGGAAAACCTCGCGCTTTGGGAACAGTTCCTTCCGCACTGCAAAGACGAGATCAATCGTATCTACTCGCGATTGAACGTCACGTTTGATCACACGCTGGGCGAATCATTTTACCACCCGATGCTCGCTGAAATCGTTGACGATCTCAAAGCACGCGGATTGGCCAGCGAAAGCGACGGAGCGATCTGTATCTTCTTGGATCAATTCGACGCGCCGATGATCATCCAAAAGAGCGACGGCGCGTACTTGTATGCCACCACCGACCTGGCAACCCTGCGCTATCGACAAGAAACGTTCCAGCCCGACGAAGTCTTGTACGTGGTCGATGCCCGACAAAGCGAACACTTTGAAAAACTGTTTGCCGTTGCCGAGGCGACGGATCTGACCGATGCAAAACTGGTGCATGTCAGTTTCGGCACCGTGTTGGGTGAAGACGGGCGTCCGATGAAGACGCGAAGCGGATCGTTGATCGGCTTGGAAAGCCTGTTGGATGACGCCGTCCAGGCAGCCTATGAAGTCGTTTGCAATCCTGATCGCCTGGTAAAGCTGGATCCTCCGATGGACGAGCAGGAAAAACGGCTGGTGTCCGAACGCGTCGGCATCGGTGCGATCAAGTATGCCGATCTGGCCCACGATCGGACCAGCGACTACAAGTTCAACCTATCCAAAATGGTGGCGCTTTCGGGCAATACGTCGACCTACGCACAGTACAGTTTTGCCCGTACGACCAGCATCTTGCGCCGTAACGGAGTGACCGCCGACGAGGTCGTCGAGCGGGTCAAGCAGTCCGGCATCACGCTGACAGAAGACGCCGAACGGGCCCTCGGGTTGCAATTGCTTCAGTTCCAAGAAGCGCTTCAAAACGTCTATGACGATTATCGCCCCAATCATTTGGTCGATTACGTCTATTCGACGGCTGAAGCGTTCTCGAAATTCAACGACCAATGTCACGTGTTGAATGCTGAAACCGAGCAAATCCAAAACACCCGGCTGGCACTGGTCGTGCTGACCGGCCGGGTGATCAAGCAGGCGTTGGAACTGATCGGGATCGAAGTGGTCGAGCGGATGTAG
- a CDS encoding TerB family tellurite resistance protein — protein MSEKQFSHRMRQLRNLVVMALADGTIGEREVAYVAQRCHDLGLGEAELHRAIRFGLGDDAALELPTDQQERNELMVDLVRMMAADGKLDESEKRLFALAAAKMEISSEQLNQLLDQSME, from the coding sequence ATGAGCGAGAAACAATTCAGTCATCGAATGCGTCAATTGCGAAACCTGGTCGTGATGGCATTGGCCGACGGGACGATCGGCGAACGCGAAGTCGCCTATGTCGCCCAGCGTTGCCATGATCTGGGGTTGGGCGAAGCGGAATTGCATCGGGCGATCCGATTCGGCCTTGGCGACGATGCGGCATTGGAACTGCCGACCGACCAGCAGGAACGCAACGAATTGATGGTCGATTTGGTGCGGATGATGGCTGCCGACGGAAAACTGGATGAAAGCGAAAAACGCCTGTTCGCGCTCGCAGCTGCCAAGATGGAAATCTCGTCCGAGCAGCTCAATCAATTGCTCGACCAATCAATGGAATAG
- a CDS encoding ATP-binding cassette domain-containing protein — protein sequence MLTIADVTIGFAGPPLLDGVTAQIEPGQRIGLLGRNGAGKTTLLKLLAGDLQPDHGEIQLGEQTRVARLTQDVPSDLTGTISEIVLAGIPTATVEDPTTRWEAEHAVETTLSRMQLDGSLRFEALSSGMKRRVLLAKAIVAQPDILLLDEPTNHLDIESILWLEDFLSRWDKTLIFITHDRSFLQSLATRIWEVDRGRLFDWSCDYQTFLVRKEQALQAEEKQNALFDKRLAEEEAWIRQGIKARRTRNEGRVRALKAMRLERSKRQNRVGNAKLELQDAKRSGVLVAELTDVSFAYGDHTIIDQFSTELIRGDKVGIIGPNGAGKSTLLKLMLGKLKPESGCVRLGTNLEIAYFDQLRDTLDPEKTVQENVGDGSEQIKVGGKSKHVLGYLQDYLFTPERARTKVKFLSGGECNRALLAKLMTKPANVLVMDEPTNDLDAETLELLEELLADFQGTLLLVSHDRTFLNNVVTSTIVFEDDTVRQYVGGYDDWRAAVARRDAAGNGRRPTGKADSNPQKTDPVKTKAAPPVSDTAKRKLSYKEKRELEALPERIETLEQQIAALHAAMAEPSYYQSGGDKIAADAAQLASAEEELAAAYQRWEELEE from the coding sequence CTGTTGACGATTGCAGACGTGACGATTGGGTTTGCCGGACCACCTCTGTTGGACGGCGTGACGGCCCAAATCGAACCCGGCCAACGGATCGGCTTGTTGGGCCGAAACGGCGCCGGCAAGACAACGCTGCTGAAACTCCTGGCCGGCGATTTGCAACCCGATCACGGCGAAATTCAACTCGGCGAGCAAACCCGCGTTGCCCGATTGACGCAAGATGTGCCGTCGGACCTGACGGGAACCATCAGCGAGATCGTGCTCGCCGGTATCCCGACCGCCACAGTCGAAGATCCGACGACGCGGTGGGAAGCCGAACACGCCGTTGAAACCACGCTCTCACGCATGCAGCTGGACGGATCTCTTCGATTCGAAGCGCTCTCCAGCGGGATGAAGCGTCGTGTGCTGTTGGCCAAAGCGATCGTCGCCCAACCGGACATCCTGTTGCTGGACGAACCGACCAACCACTTGGATATCGAGTCTATTTTGTGGCTGGAAGACTTTCTGTCCCGTTGGGACAAAACACTGATCTTCATCACGCACGACCGTTCGTTTTTGCAATCGTTGGCGACACGGATTTGGGAAGTCGATCGCGGGCGATTGTTTGATTGGTCCTGCGACTACCAGACCTTCCTCGTCCGCAAAGAACAGGCGCTGCAAGCGGAAGAAAAACAGAACGCGCTGTTCGATAAACGGTTGGCCGAGGAGGAGGCGTGGATTCGTCAAGGAATCAAGGCACGCCGCACGCGTAACGAAGGGCGTGTTCGTGCACTCAAAGCGATGCGTCTGGAACGCAGCAAGCGGCAAAACCGCGTCGGCAATGCGAAGCTGGAACTGCAAGACGCGAAACGCAGCGGCGTCCTGGTCGCCGAACTGACCGACGTCAGTTTCGCCTACGGTGATCACACCATCATCGATCAGTTTTCGACCGAGTTGATTCGCGGCGACAAGGTCGGCATCATCGGTCCCAACGGCGCCGGCAAGTCGACGTTGTTAAAGCTGATGCTGGGAAAGCTGAAACCCGAATCCGGCTGCGTCCGCCTGGGGACCAATTTGGAAATCGCGTATTTCGACCAGCTGCGAGACACGTTGGACCCGGAAAAGACGGTCCAGGAAAACGTCGGTGACGGCAGCGAGCAAATCAAGGTTGGCGGAAAGTCCAAACACGTGCTGGGCTACCTGCAAGATTACCTGTTCACCCCGGAGCGGGCACGCACCAAAGTTAAATTCCTCTCCGGTGGAGAGTGCAATCGCGCGTTGTTGGCAAAACTGATGACCAAGCCGGCCAACGTGTTGGTGATGGACGAACCGACGAACGACTTGGACGCCGAAACACTGGAACTGCTCGAGGAATTGTTGGCCGATTTTCAAGGCACGTTGTTGCTGGTCAGCCACGACCGGACGTTTTTGAACAACGTCGTCACCAGCACGATCGTGTTTGAGGACGACACCGTCCGTCAGTACGTCGGTGGCTATGACGATTGGCGGGCTGCCGTGGCACGACGAGACGCTGCGGGTAACGGTCGTCGACCTACGGGGAAAGCCGACTCAAACCCGCAAAAGACTGATCCGGTGAAGACGAAAGCGGCACCGCCCGTTTCTGACACTGCAAAGCGAAAACTGTCGTACAAAGAAAAACGCGAACTCGAAGCGTTGCCGGAAAGGATCGAAACCCTCGAACAACAAATCGCAGCGTTGCATGCGGCGATGGCCGAGCCGAGTTATTACCAATCCGGTGGAGACAAGATCGCTGCTGATGCGGCACAACTGGCGTCCGCCGAAGAAGAGCTTGCGGCGGCCTATCAGCGCTGGGAAGAGCTTGAAGAATAG